Proteins encoded by one window of bacterium:
- a CDS encoding ATP-binding protein, with protein sequence MVQDLVVPSAADQIQVVEEQAERLARLAGFTEQECDNIAIAITEIVANAIFHGNRGDLRKKVHVRFTLNEQEFIIAVRDEGLGFDPASVADPLQPENLLKDRGRGIFIVRTLMDDVVFRSADVGTEVILIKRLLRRPL encoded by the coding sequence ATCGTGCAAGACCTGGTGGTCCCCAGCGCGGCGGATCAGATCCAGGTGGTGGAGGAGCAGGCCGAGCGGCTGGCCCGACTCGCCGGCTTTACCGAACAGGAATGCGACAATATCGCCATCGCCATCACCGAGATCGTTGCCAACGCCATCTTTCACGGCAACCGCGGCGATCTGAGAAAAAAAGTCCATGTGCGTTTCACGCTCAATGAACAGGAATTCATTATCGCCGTTCGCGATGAGGGCCTTGGGTTCGATCCGGCGTCCGTGGCTGACCCCCTGCAGCCGGAGAACCTGCTCAAGGATCGCGGCCGCGGCATCTTCATCGTCCGCACTTTGATGGACGATGTGGTTTTCCGTTCTGCGGACGTCGGCACCGAAGTGATATTAATCAAGCGCCTGCTGCGCCGACCGCTTTAG